The following are encoded together in the Rhinopithecus roxellana isolate Shanxi Qingling chromosome 5, ASM756505v1, whole genome shotgun sequence genome:
- the LOC104674363 gene encoding GTP-binding nuclear protein Ran-like, with product MAAQGEPQVQFKLVLVGDGGTGKTTFVKRHLTGEFEKKYVATLGVEVHPLVFHTNRGPIKFNVWDTAGQEKFGGLRDGYYIQAQCAIIMFDVTSRVTYKNVPNWHRDLVRVCENIPIVLCGNKVDIKDRKVKAKSIVFHRKKNLQYYNISAKSNYNFEKPFLWLARKLIGDPNLEFVAMPALAPPEVVMDPALAAQYEHDLEVAQTTALPDEDDDL from the coding sequence ATGGCTGCGCAGGGAGAGCCCCAGGTCCAGTTCAAACTTGTATTGGTTGGTGATGGTGGTACTGGAAAAACGACCTTCGTGAAACGTCATTTGACTGGTGAATTTGAGAAGAAGTATGTAGCCACCTTGGGTGTTGAGGTTCATCCCCTAGTGTTCCACACCAACAGAGGACCTATTAAATTCAATGTATGGGACACAGCCGGCCAGGAGAAATTCGGCGGACTGAGAGATGGCTATTATATCCAAGCCCAGTGTGCCATCATAATGTTTGACGTAACATCGAGAGTTACTTACAAGAATGTCCCTAACTGGCATAGAGATCTGGTACGAGTGTGTGAAAATATCCCCATTGTGTTGTGTGGCAACAAAGTGGATATTAAGGACAGGAAAGTGAAGGCGAAATCCATTGTCTTCCACCGAAAGAAGAATCTTCAGTACTACAACATTTCTGCCAAAAGTAACTACAACTTTGAAAAGCCCTTCCTCTGGCTTGCTAGGAAGCTCATTGGAGACCCTAACTTGGAATTTGTTGCCATGCCTGCTCTTGCCCCACCGGAAGTTGTCATGGACCCAGCTTTGGCAGCACAGTATGAGCACGACTTAGAGGTTGCTCAGACAACTGCTCTCCCGGATGAGGATGATGACCTGTGA